The genomic interval TTTACCTCTTTAAGCTTTTTTTCCAACTCTATGGTTTTATTAATGTCCATAGACTGTATAGGTGTTGTTATTATGAATTCTTGAGAATTGTAATTTTCTTTATATGCCTTGAGTAAAACAATTTTACCACAATCTGGATCAAATGAAAAAGTAGCAGCACTTTTTGTAACTATAGAATTTAATAACGTATTGTCTACATCATATAAGCTTACATTTACTCCTTCTAGATAGTCTCCAGTATCCTTATCTTTTACTATACCCGATAAAGAAATATCACAAGATATTACAGGTTTTCTATTTTGTTTTAATAAGTAAATATCATCATTTACTCCACTATTATCGCGGTTAGATGATAAGAAACCCGTATTTGTCTCCGTATCAATCATAAAAGCAAAGTCGTCTTTTGATGTATTTGCAGGTTCTCCCAAGTTAATTATTTTACCATTGATATCTCCTTCATTGTTAAGTGACGCAATATAGAGGTCGAGACCACCTAAACCAGGATGACCATCTGAGGCAAAGTACAAATCATTTTGAGCACTTATAAAAGGAAACGTTTCACGTCCCTCGGTATTGATTTTTTCTCCTAAGTTAATTGGACTACCGTAAAGACCATCCTCATTTATACTTACATACCAGATATCTGACATCCCTAAACTTCCTGGCATATCAGATGAGAAATACAATCTTTTATTGTCAGGACTCAAAGCAGGGTGAGCAATCGTGTAAGAATCACTATTAATAGACAACTCTAAAGCACTAGACCACTTACCATCATCTAAATTTGCTTTGTAAATTTTTAACTTATTCGTACCCCTTTTATCTTTTTTATAGGTGCCGTTATTGTAGTTACTTCTTGTAAAATATATAGTGTTTCCATCATTTGTAAAAACAGGTGAGCTTTCGTGAAATTGAGTATTAATAAAAGGGCTAAATTTTTCTACATATGTGTAACCTGCATCCACATCTACTTTACTAAGATCTACTTGATAGATATCAAGAAAAGGTTGACCATTCCACTTATGAATACGTTTTCTAAAAGTTCCCGTGTCTCTGTTTGACGCAAAAATTAATTTGTTATTATACAAAATAGATCCAAAGTCAGAATATCCAGAGTTTATAGTAGTAGGCTTTACCTCATAAGCATCTTTTTGATGAGCTATTCTTTGAAGATAATCTGGACTTTTCTGATAAACTTCAGCAGCTTCTTCTTGATTGTTTAATTCAAAAAAATGAGACATCATAGCATCTGATAGTTCATAATTTTTCATTGATCTCAATGAAATGGCATATCTAAAATATACCTGAGCACCTGCCGTTTCTGGATATTGTTTAATTAATTTTTCATAGTATGTTTTAGCTTGCTCATATTTTGCATTAAGATAGTAGGCATCTGCGAGCTTTTTAAACAAATCTGCAGATTGATAACCTTTATCTGCAACCTTTTGATAGATTTTTTGAGCATCTACAAAATCATATTTATGGAATTGTTTATCCCCTTTTTCTACTGTTGATTCTTGGGCAAATCCAAGAAAAGAAATAAAAAGAATGAATATAAGCGCATTTTTTTTCATATTACAAAGGCATTAAAAGAATCTAGGTGTAAGCATTCGATCATATTCATTAAATAATTCAAACCTTAAAAAGATTTCAAAACTTCCATCGTTATAAACTGTGTTTCCTAAATCTGTACTCTCACGATCATAGGTAAGACCTATGAGCATACTATCTGATACTTGAAAACCTACAAGACCACTCCATGCTGCATCCCATCGATATGCAATTCCCATATGCAATTTCTCCAATAAAAGGAAATTTGCTGTTGCATCTACTTGTAATGGAGTACCTACAACAGCCTTAAAAAGTGCACTTGGTTTAAATTTTAATTGATCTGTAAGATCAAACGCATAACCTATAATACCATAATAATGTATGCGCTCTTGTTCTACAAAACTAGAAGCACTATTATCAGTAGTACTTCTGTCAAAATGTTCTGTCTCTACTAAGTTAGGAACACTTATACCTGCATAAAATTTATCTGCATGATAGTAAATTCCTGCACCTATCACTGGTGAAAATTTATTGTCAATATTTTGAGAAAAGCGAGTATCAGACTGGTCTTCTATATTGAGTTTAGTTAAGTCAACGTCCAATATGTGCCCCCCGGCTTTTAACCCAAAACTTAGTCTACCCCTATTTGAGGTATTTACCGTGTAACTAAAATCTGCTCCAAAATAGGTTTCTTGGCCAGGACCTAAGGCATCATTTACAATGGAAAGACCTAAGCCTACTTTTCCATCTCCTACGGGTGAGTGAACACTTAAACTCTGTGTACGCGGTGCTCCATCGAGGCCTACCCACTGGCTTCTATGCAATCCTACGATACTCGTCACCCCACGATTACCCGCATATGCTGGGTTAATTGCCACAGTATTATACATATACTGAGTATATTGAGGGTCCTGTTGAGCTTGAGAATCCATCACTATCATCGTGGTTAGAATAGCGACTAGAAATAGTTGTAGTTGTTTCATTATATGCTTGTCATTTTAATTTATTTGACAAATGTTTCAGTGCTATGAGAGATCATAATTGCGATTAATAATGTGAACTCTTATAGTTGGAGGAAACTAAATAATCATTTGTGTTGAGATTACGCTTTCGCGAAAGCGTAAGTACAAGTATCAATTTACATAGAGGTAACCTGCTTTATTACGAGTTCCATCTGGGGTATCATACTCAATGATATAATAGTACGTACCTGACGGAACTTGATCTTCTGAATTCATTGTAGCTCTAGCGTTTGACGTACCATCCCATCTTTTTGTACTATCATTATTGGTATACCCATTAATGTCAAATACCTGAACTCCCCATCTATTGAAAATCTGCACATTATTATTAGGATAATTCTCAATACCTTGAATCATAAAGTAGTCATTACGCCCATCTCCATTTGGAGATATGCCATTGAATACCTCGATATCTGCAATATTAAGCACTCCTTGAAAAACAACAATCGTTGGATCATCCGGATCACCATCACCATCTAGGTCGTTATTGGTTAAATCTGTAGGATCATCAGAAAGGTCTGAAACCTCATGATTGTTTTCATCTACACCACTAACGGTTGCTTGATTGATTACGAGACCCTCTTCTATATCTGTTTGTGTAACCACATAATTAGCACTAAATGTTGTACTATCAGATTCACCTGAAAGTAAGGTTATAGGTCCACCTTCTACTGGCACTAATGGATCTGAAATTGTGATATCCGTAATAGTTATTAAACCAGAATTTGTGACCGTAAACGAATATCTTATGACCTCACCTACATTAATAAGTCCGTCTCCATTAACGTCTAGCGCTATACCTGTTTTCTCTAAATAAATATTTCCCCGTCGAGGAAGTATGGTAATAGTTTCCTCATCTTCTAGTTCTGAATCATCGTCAGAAATATCAACGACATCGTTTCCACTTGGATCTTGACCTGTAGCTATAGCTTGATTCACTACAAACCCATTTAAAATATCTACTGCTGTTATGGTATAAGTAGCAGTAAATGTGGAATTGTCAATTTCTTGAGGATCCAATGAAATAGGACCTCCATTAATAGGTACTAACGGGTCTTCAATAGCAATATTGATTATGCTTACATTTCCAGTATTTGTAAGTATAAATGTGTAAGTAATGGTTTCTCCTTCTTGAGCAAAACCATCATTGCTTTCATCATTAAATACTCCGCTTTTAATCAGGCTAATACTTGCTCCTACAGGTAATTCTGTAAGGGTTACTTCATCTTCAAGCTCTGAATCATCATCTGAGAGGTCTGTTATTTCCGTCTCATCTGGATCTTGTCCTATAGCTAATGCTTGGTTCTCTACACTACCATTGTTAATGTCTTCTTGGGTTATGACATATGAGGCTGTAAAAGTAGTACTATTGCTTTCTTCAGGAGAAAGGTCTATTGGACCACCTATTACTGTAACTAGTGGATCTATGATGATAATATCAGTAATAGTGACATTTCCATTATTACTCACTGTAAATATATATTCAATTGTTTCCCCTACCTGTGCAAATCCATCTGCGCTCTCGTCCATGAATAAGCCATTTTTAATTAATGATAAAGATGCAACTTGTTCTAGAGGGGTTTCTGTACAAAATGGGCAGTCTGGGTTAGATGGTATATCTACAGGTGTTGGATCTTCAGATTCATCAGTAATATCATCTGACGGATCACTTGGATCATTACCCGGCTCTTCTGCTGTTACAGATGCTAAATTTACAACAGTCCCAGCATCAATATCAGCCTGTGTTATTGTATAAGTGCCCGAGAATGATGTACTATCTGACTCTCCCACATCTAATGTTATAGGCCCACCAGAAATGATTACACCAGGAAGCGGATCAGAGATGGTAGTATTAAAAAGTATTACATCACCAGTATTTACTACTGTAAAAACATAATTAACTTCATCTCCAGTGCTGACAATACCGTCATTATTAGCATCAAAATAATTACCATCTTTATATAATTGTATGGAGGGATTATCGCCCACTACGGTAATATATACAGTAGCCGTTTCTTCATTAGTTGTAAGACCATCTCTATGCTGTACAGTAACAGTATAATCAAATTGATCTGAGCCATTGAAGTTGGAATCAGGAGTATATATCATCGTGCCATCAACAGTAAACGTTACTGTACCTTTATTTGGATTAGTTACACTTGTTACTTCAAAGTTTGTATCTATAAAGAGATCATTGTCAAAAACGTTAAAAGTAACTGGCGTATCCTCTGCTGTTGTCACAATATCATCAACTGCGTCTACTACAGCATTTACAATTACACTCGCTTTCGCGAAAGCGGTATCACCATTACTATCTTCAATTTCATAGATAAACTCATCTGTTCCTACAAAATTAGGTCCAGGAATATACTCGATGGTATTGTCTAAATTGACAACAGTGAACCCATTAACTGGGAGGGCTGTGATTGAAATATTCGAGGAAGAAGATCCATCGGACCCAAAGGAATCATTCTGCAGTACATCAATTGTTATGGTAGTATCTTCTAGGGTGGAGACATTATCATCTTGAGCAACTGGAATTTGATTAATAGATGTAATCGTGACTGTTTCTGAATAGATACAACCATTTTGATCGGTTACGATTACACTGTAAGTTCCAGAATCGAGATTTATAATTGTGGGAGTAGTTTCCCCATTAGGACTCCATAAATAAGTATAATTAGGAATCCCTCCAGATACTGTTATGGTAGCAGTACCATCGTTTGCTGTAGCTCCATTTTCGTTTGTAGATGTGATATTTCCTGTAAGTACAGTTAAAGGTTCATCTATTTCTATAGTACTAATCATTATCGTACAGCCATTGTCATCTGTAATCGTAACGCTATAAGTCCCAGCAATAAGACCGACAAGGTCTTCATCTGTGCTTGTAAATCCTGAAGGGCCACTCCACGCATAACTATAGCTTGCTGTGCCACCACTTACTGTTAAATCTATTGAGCCTGTGCTTTCTCCTTTACAGAGAACAGCCGTCGGGTTAGCAATGGCACTTAACGCTACCGATGGTTCATCTATTTCTACAGTACTAATCGTTATCGTACAGCCATTGTTATCTGTAATCGTAACGCTATAAGTCCCAGCAACAAGACCGACAAGGTCTTCATCTGTGCTTGTAAATCCTGAAGGGCCGCTCCACGCATAACTATAGCTTGGCACTCCACCACTTACTGTTAAATCTATTGAGCCTGTGCTTTCTCCTTTACAGAGAACAGCCGTCGGGTTAGCATTGGCTGTTAATCCTACCGATGGCTCATCTATTTCTATAGTACTAATCGTTATCGCACAGCCATTGTCATCTGTGATCGTAACGCTATAAGTGCCAGCAACAAGACCGACAAGGTCTTCATCTGTGCTTGTAAATCCTGAAGGGCCGCTCCACGCATAACTATAGCTTGCTGTGCCACCACTTACTATTAAATCTATTGAGCCTGTGCTTTCTCCTTTACAGAGAACGGCCGTCGCGTTAGCAATGGCACTTAACGCTACCGATGGCTCATCTATTTCTACAGTATTAATCGTTATCGAACAGCCATTGTCATCTGTAATCGTAACGCTATAAGTCCCAGCAACAAGACCGACAAGGTCTTCATCTGTACTTGTAAATCCTGAAGGACCACTCCACGCATAACTATAGCTTGGCACTCCACCACTTACTGTTAAATCTATTGAGCCTGTGCTTTCTCCTTTACAGAGAACGGCCGTCGGGTTAGCAATGGCACTTAACGCTACCGATGGCTCATCTATTTCTACAGTACTAATCGTTATCGTACAGCCATTGTCATCTGTGATCGTAACGCTATAAGTCCCAGCAACAAGACCGACAAGGTCTTCATCTATGCTTGTAAATCCTGAAGGGCCACTCCACGCATAACTATAGCTTGGCACTCCACCACTTACTGTTAAATCTATTGAGCCTGTGCTTTCTCCTTTACAGAGAACGGCCGTCGGGTTAGCAATGGCACTTAACGCTACCGATGGCTCATCTATTTCTA from Dokdonia sp. Hel_I_53 carries:
- a CDS encoding Ig-like domain-containing protein yields the protein MILFLQSSSSIPFKRSFLSTLLLLFTFCLSGQTTPSQSPSIRSGVTFQWSDVQDTNGNNDVSNGENNRPATISSIIINGEVYNTFATPSDYELTRLGPQGHNDNGILENGNLRIGQSGGVAGSPASTQWNSFALRAFQDKNLNHYFTSVRNGEAVCGQFSAAASPTAIAQKQSLDFNPALPSNTGGILAVTERGGNNCYYIEMYGIPIGGGPVTKLGETFVRTQNNYRYRDTLQRAPINNGTDYWVSGRSNENGQNIAIALFNLNSIAPTGSKITRIDFVAATRDPGDGKFFILQQYAVDGMETGCLNTPYEGNIDLSNTAPENSSYALIPNSLSFDPPSTNGNGSLNFNSSGSYTYSPPVGYAGAVSFDYEVNLPAPNSHISDSATITLNFVDLPEAPIAEPICQEGTVYSIQVNSPLGNEYEYALDGEDPFVDRSYQSSPLFISVPSGEYKVSVRNKFTNCFSTETSVTVLDNLEISGVVSDGVCTGANSGSIDITVSGGVGPYTYEWIGPSGFTSTDEDLANLDAVTYEITVTDSKGCIEKKRFTVQEPSVALSANANPTAILCKGESTGSIDLTVSGGMPSYSYAWSGPSGFTSTDEDLVGLVAGTYSVTITDDNGCTITINTIEIDEPSVALSANANPTAILCKGESTGSIDLTVSGGMPSYSYAWSGPSGFTSTDEDLVGLVAGTYSVTITDDNGCSITINTVEIDEPSVALSAIANPTAVLCKGESTGSIDLTVSGGMPSYSYSWSGPSGFTSTDEDLVGLVAGTYSVTITDDNGCSITINTVEIDEPSVALSAIANPTAVLCKGESTGSIDLTVSGGMPSYSYSWSGPSGFTSTDEDLISLVAGTYSVTITDDNGCSITINTVEIDEPSVALSAIANPTAVLCKGESTGSIDLTVSGGVPSYSYAWSGPSGFTSTDEDLVGLVAGTYSVTITDDNGCTITISTVEIDEPSVALSAIANPTAVLCKGESTGSIDLTVSGGTASYSYAWSGPSGFTSTDEDLVGLVAGTYSVTITDDNGCTIMISTIEIDEPSVALSAIANPTAVLCKGESTGSIDLTVSGGVPSYSYAWSGPSGFTSTDEDLVGLVAGTYSVTITDDNGCTITISTVEIDEPSVALSAIANPTAVLCKGESTGSIDLTVSGGTASYSYAWSGPSGFTSTDEDLVGLVAGTYSVTITDDNGCTIMISTIEIDEPSVALSAIANPTAVLCKGESTGSIDLTVSGGVPSYSYAWSGPSGFTSIDEDLVGLVAGTYSVTITDDNGCTITISTVEIDEPSVALSAIANPTAVLCKGESTGSIDLTVSGGVPSYSYAWSGPSGFTSTDEDLVGLVAGTYSVTITDDNGCSITINTVEIDEPSVALSAIANATAVLCKGESTGSIDLIVSGGTASYSYAWSGPSGFTSTDEDLVGLVAGTYSVTITDDNGCAITISTIEIDEPSVGLTANANPTAVLCKGESTGSIDLTVSGGVPSYSYAWSGPSGFTSTDEDLVGLVAGTYSVTITDNNGCTITISTVEIDEPSVALSAIANPTAVLCKGESTGSIDLTVSGGTASYSYAWSGPSGFTSTDEDLVGLIAGTYSVTITDDNGCTIMISTIEIDEPLTVLTGNITSTNENGATANDGTATITVSGGIPNYTYLWSPNGETTPTIINLDSGTYSVIVTDQNGCIYSETVTITSINQIPVAQDDNVSTLEDTTITIDVLQNDSFGSDGSSSSNISITALPVNGFTVVNLDNTIEYIPGPNFVGTDEFIYEIEDSNGDTAFAKASVIVNAVVDAVDDIVTTAEDTPVTFNVFDNDLFIDTNFEVTSVTNPNKGTVTFTVDGTMIYTPDSNFNGSDQFDYTVTVQHRDGLTTNEETATVYITVVGDNPSIQLYKDGNYFDANNDGIVSTGDEVNYVFTVVNTGDVILFNTTISDPLPGVIISGGPITLDVGESDSTSFSGTYTITQADIDAGTVVNLASVTAEEPGNDPSDPSDDITDESEDPTPVDIPSNPDCPFCTETPLEQVASLSLIKNGLFMDESADGFAQVGETIEYIFTVSNNGNVTITDIIIIDPLVTVIGGPIDLSPEESNSTTFTASYVITQEDINNGSVENQALAIGQDPDETEITDLSDDDSELEDEVTLTELPVGASISLIKSGVFNDESNDGFAQEGETITYTFILTNTGNVSIINIAIEDPLVPINGGPISLDPQEIDNSTFTATYTITAVDILNGFVVNQAIATGQDPSGNDVVDISDDDSELEDEETITILPRRGNIYLEKTGIALDVNGDGLINVGEVIRYSFTVTNSGLITITDITISDPLVPVEGGPITLLSGESDSTTFSANYVVTQTDIEEGLVINQATVSGVDENNHEVSDLSDDPTDLTNNDLDGDGDPDDPTIVVFQGVLNIADIEVFNGISPNGDGRNDYFMIQGIENYPNNNVQIFNRWGVQVFDINGYTNNDSTKRWDGTSNARATMNSEDQVPSGTYYYIIEYDTPDGTRNKAGYLYVN
- a CDS encoding type IX secretion system membrane protein PorP/SprF; amino-acid sequence: MKQLQLFLVAILTTMIVMDSQAQQDPQYTQYMYNTVAINPAYAGNRGVTSIVGLHRSQWVGLDGAPRTQSLSVHSPVGDGKVGLGLSIVNDALGPGQETYFGADFSYTVNTSNRGRLSFGLKAGGHILDVDLTKLNIEDQSDTRFSQNIDNKFSPVIGAGIYYHADKFYAGISVPNLVETEHFDRSTTDNSASSFVEQERIHYYGIIGYAFDLTDQLKFKPSALFKAVVGTPLQVDATANFLLLEKLHMGIAYRWDAAWSGLVGFQVSDSMLIGLTYDRESTDLGNTVYNDGSFEIFLRFELFNEYDRMLTPRFF
- a CDS encoding OmpA family protein; this encodes MKKNALIFILFISFLGFAQESTVEKGDKQFHKYDFVDAQKIYQKVADKGYQSADLFKKLADAYYLNAKYEQAKTYYEKLIKQYPETAGAQVYFRYAISLRSMKNYELSDAMMSHFFELNNQEEAAEVYQKSPDYLQRIAHQKDAYEVKPTTINSGYSDFGSILYNNKLIFASNRDTGTFRKRIHKWNGQPFLDIYQVDLSKVDVDAGYTYVEKFSPFINTQFHESSPVFTNDGNTIYFTRSNYNNGTYKKDKRGTNKLKIYKANLDDGKWSSALELSINSDSYTIAHPALSPDNKRLYFSSDMPGSLGMSDIWYVSINEDGLYGSPINLGEKINTEGRETFPFISAQNDLYFASDGHPGLGGLDLYIASLNNEGDINGKIINLGEPANTSKDDFAFMIDTETNTGFLSSNRDNSGVNDDIYLLKQNRKPVISCDISLSGIVKDKDTGDYLEGVNVSLYDVDNTLLNSIVTKSAATFSFDPDCGKIVLLKAYKENYNSQEFIITTPIQSMDINKTIELEKKLKEVKPGDDIGLVLDLNPIYFDFDESTIRPDAALELAKVQAYMEAYPSVRIDIKSHTDSRGDSSYNMKLSQWRNEATIQWLKSQGIESKRLYGKGYGESQLVNECVDDVLCSEARHQLNRRSEFIIVVDEP